The genomic DNA GAGTTCAATATTATCTATTGATACTTATTTAGTTACCTCAAACTTGGAGATGAATCTGGAAATGTAGCAACGCCCAGGTCATCAATTACACCTTCCATAGATTTTGCTGCCTCGTCGGTTTCTACTTGCGCCACATCCCTGTTAAAAAAAATGGTCAAATAATACACAAACTGTCACTTAAATactcagtttataaaaaaaaaatcattcatacaaaataaacaaaatatcctGGTTCTCCATGTTTCctataatcagattttttttttaaataatctttactTGAATGAATAGCAAATATATCATATTACATAGCTTCAAATTTAGAATGTTACTACACCCAAATCCtgggcctccgtagccgagtggttacggtcgctgacttcaaatcacttgcccctcatcgatgcgggttcgagcctcactcggggcgttgaattcttcatgtgaggaagccatccagctggcttacgaaaggtcggtggttctacccaggtgcccgctcttgatgaaataatgcacggaggggcacctggggtcttcctccatcattaaagctggaaagtcgccatatgatctatcatgtgtcggtgagacgttaaatccaaaaaaaaaaaaaaaatacacccaaaatccGTAAGCTCtgttaaaatacataaatttcttACTCCATCTCTTTCGTGAAAGCATCCTTTGCTGCAGCTGCAGCAGACTGTTGGGCAACTTTTTCTACAACATCACCAGCCCTTCtctccatttttttcaaattagagTTAACAATTGGTTGGATGTTTAATGTTGACAAGAAATTGTTCACCCGCACGGGGTCACCAATGCTGTCAATCATagctgaaacattaaaaaaattttgtataatgTGAATCATATAAtgtgaaatcattcaatttcatGGTTTGGGTTAAAATGGCTATTTTGAGGGTAGTAGAATTCAAGGACTTCAATATTTGAACATAAAACACCACAAATTAgttttctgtgaatatttatGACTTTACAGTATTGTTAACTAGatgcttaaaaaatataaatattactgTTTGAATTACCTTATCCTTAATACCTCTTCAAAATCTGTTTtgacaataaattcaaaattaataaaaacataattattgagCAGTTTCTTTGCGGCCATGATGATTTAAATCTGTGTGTACAGTACACGATTAATGTTTACCGTGTCTACACACTGTATGCACAAGCGACAAataccaataactttacatgaccgTGTACTGTGTtttttatcctccattattttggtacTGTGAAGTTTTGACATTAGATGGCTGTCAAACATATAAAACAATCTAATCAGTGAATTATTCCGACAATAAAATAAACCAGATAAGTAAACAATCAATGCAAGGTTTTACTCACCAGTTCCAAGCTTTGTATTTACAGCAAAACAGGGCATTCCTTTCTGTTTCATGTGATGTGTCTTTCCATGGGGAACACAGTTTATATATCCACACTCTATATTCTGGCATTGTACATACAGGTATCCACTCAGCCCTTTTTTCATTTCACCGACCACACTGTAAATTGTCAAAGGCACAGGTCCTAGCTTACATTTCTTACATGTTTTCAAGCTTGAAAGCAGAGTGTCAAATTCGACAATTCTTCGGCCGTGTCTCCATCCATCACGATTCACGTGTTTACCAATTTCTAGGTGTAAAAATGCACCGCATTCTGTTTTTACACAGCCATCACCGTCACACATAACACCAACTCCATAATTATGATCAGTAACAATATCTTTTGGACGTTTCGCAGCAGTAAACTCTTCATTTTGGTCATTTTTAGCAAAGCGACCTCGTTGATCTCGGACAACGCCAGCCATTAGGAAATCCAAAAGTGACGTCATAGCTGGGGGAAACCCATGCACCGTTACTAATTTTAGAAAAACCGAAAGTAGCCGATTCGTCTCCGTTATCTCTACGGACGTTGACGATATATGTCGATATTTACCGGCTTTTGCCGATTCTATTAGGGTCCTAAAGCCTTAAAACGTCTTATTGGTACAATCGTCTTGCCATAATTTCACAAAAGATCGGTCGTCAATGCTTTGAATGTAAAATAGAATTGTCTGGCGAATGAATTTGAAAGCAGCAACTCTTTGGTGTAAATGGTGTATATTCTAAGTTAAGTTACAGTGTGTGCGTAATATTGTAGTATTGCCGTGAATTCATTGAAGAAAAAACATCTAGGTATAATATTGTCTGTCAATAACTTTTATAATCAAGTGTTAATGTTACAAATACATTTCTAACTTTTACATATATTCAGTTTAGATAAACGTTCTATTTTGTTAGATGTGTTATAAGAGATGACGAATCGTAGCCTATAGCCCTTAAATACCTACCGGACTGATGGTCCTTATACTGTGTCATACAGTTTCTGTAAGTTTTgttcatcaattttattttattgttatattttctctgTAAATGTACCTTTTCATCGAAGTTTAAATCTTAGCAAAATGTTCTatgatatcaaattttaaaaacaaaatcgtGATTGTTCGTGAGATGAACACATTTTTCTTCTACGAAAATAAGACGTAAGTCTGTAATACAGTTAAACAGCACATTTCAGAAATAATGCAATAATGTATATTGCTTGTATTCCTTGTAGCTGCTGCTGCCATTTGGAAGatcaatgttttttcttttccgAGCAAATTCATATCTAGAAATACAGTTCCATTTTGTAAAGAACAGACTCAAGGGAATGATTGAAAGTAATAAGGAAGATGATTTCTGATTTtcgttttctataaaaaaaaaaatgcacgtcTACTACGTGATCTTGTAAGAACTGTTGAGTGACAGCTAGACTGAACGTTTGACTAGACTCTCTAAAGATGAATTATTGGATACATgttattataaaattaatttatttttgaccaGATTCATTTTGAGCCTGTCTATTGAAAGGAAGGCTAATCTACACAGTTATGTAAATTTCAAACTTAACATCTTACATTGTATTTATCGAATAAATACAGTGAAAATCTAAATATCTGCACGAATAGCTCTAATACTTATATTAAATGATTTGCCTAGATAACTGTAAAAAGTATTAACTgatgaaaataatgataatataagtCAGTCACAAACACTGACCACAAACTGCTTTAGTGAGCAGATTCTTTTCAGGAATAGATCATCAATGTGTTATTGCAAAATGACATTAATAGACTAAGACGAAGACGTGTTTActttacttaacccttaccatgctaaatttctataatggtctGGTCCATCatccaatatgggcagtaccatttatcatttgaaggggtgtttactaaatatttactgactgaatagcgaacagtgcagaccatgatcagactgcacggatgtgcaggctgatcttggtctgcactggtcgcaaaggcagaatcacttgccgccagcaggctaagggttaaactgaAAAACAGTGAGTAACGATGTAGCAATGCGTCAacaattaaaattgttttgacatGATTTCTAAATGAGTTAGAGATAAACGGACTTTAGTTGTCCTTGTATTGTATTAACGGCAGCAAAACGATCTGTGTTTCTTTGGAACACCAATAGATAAACAAATTACTTAACAGAAGTTGTAAAACAGTTTCCCACTAGGAAGCCTGTAATTCCATATAACTAGAAAAAGGGAAGTTAATAGACGATTCATTGTCACTAATACGCTGTAAATGTCAATGAATGCATCACATTGATCTGTTCAAATACGATGTACATTTAAATAGAAGTCTGTCTTAAGGATAGAAGAGGTTGAAAAATATGATGCTGTTTTGACCAAACCAAAAATATCTGAATAGCTTTAAAGGCGTACGTGTGTGctattaatgtaaaataaatagagactgataaatgaataaataactaaataaataaatgaataagtaaataaacaaataataggGAAAACTTGTTATCCCATACCAtgctaaatgttttaatgaacttgtccatctttcaatttggacgctgagtaccattaactgttaaaaagggtgcgcacaaaaaagatactgactgaatggcgaacagtgcagatcaaaatcagactgcacggatgtgcatgctgatcacgatctacactggtcgcaaaggcagaatcagtcgtgtccagcatgataagggtgaACACGGTATAGAACTACATCCTTCGATCCTTTCCCTCTTCAAAGAATTAAACAGAAGAAATAATTTACGTTTCCTGTTTTGACTTCTACGTATTAAAGAAAATACATCTGTTGTATGTGggaattataaatatgttttttacaaGACGTTACATAATTGCAGTAATTTTGAGCTGAAGAAGTCCTAACAGGTGTTTTGTATATCTGCGATACATTTTTTGCGACCTTGGTTCATTTTGCGActatgaaattatcaaatatatttcattccaattttcaataaatgaaagaaCTTTTGCTTATAAAACTGAATATAGGTTTGATGGTTTGTATCAGATCAAAGTGAATATAATGAAAACAGCATTTTGCTGTTAATCTTCAATAACTTATTAGCTTCATTTtctataaatgaaaacaatattaaaagTTTTCGAACAACCATAGGATATTTTCGCTCTATGCTTTGTTTAAGTTTCAAAACTCTTGATATTGTATAGCTATCTGTGTGATATCTCTAAAACTCAGTTTGGAAGTATAACCCTTCTGTTTGATCCCAATGTTCAGAGCGCTTTTCAGTCACATTATCAGATGATGCAGGTTGAAAAACCACAAATTACATATAAGAAATACGGTACTTATTTTTGCAgggaaagtacaaaaaaaatcaacggtatggtaaaatatttattcTGTCTCAAAGAATCGAATGTCTGACAAGTGTTTTGCtaatgttttatgtcattatagATAAAAAGCAACTCTAATGATTATTATGTCAGCTGCAAATGCAATAATGTGTTAGtaagtatatatgagccgtgccatgacaaaaccaacatagtgggtctgcgaccagcatggatccagaccagcctgcgcatccgcgcagtctggtcaggctccatgctgttcgcttttaaagcctattggaattggagaaactgttagcgaacagcatggatcctgaccagactgcgcggatgcgcaggctggtctggatccatgctggtcgcaaagccactatgtaggttttcccatggcacggctcatattttattgCGCAAGAcaaacattatttacattttattacgtaATATTTGCTTTATTACGCAAGGAAAGAACTCTAAGTTTAACATGTATTCCTTACTTTTACGAAAAACTCTGTAAGTATTTGAATATTTAACTCACAGACTCGACAGCTTTTGAATCATGCAGACTTGATTTTGATATTCAGTGCACCATCTGTTAATTATTTTCTGatatgttacatgtcaaattgtgtattaaaatgtatataaactcatggtgaaataaacatatttgaactgattttataAACGTGTTGTCATGTTTTGTTAGCAAAGTAGcattttgaatcttaaaaaaaaaactgcaaataaacagagttatctccccttagtATTCTCAAATTTCGCAAGAGCTTTTTTTTTTGCAGACCCGATTTTTCTATCCGCAAGACATTTTACTTTCATAATTTGTATAGATAcagactatagcatgaccggacaggtaaattcACTTTTCATGCATTTGGCTCCCTGGCTGTATTAACGAAACATGATTTCAAGTAGTTACTTATTAAACAGGATTTCAAGCTCACATAAAAAGATGCAGATGTTAAGCGtcaatataataaacattatttcaAGCAGCTATTAATGTAAAAGGATTTCAAGGGACAATAAACGAAACATAAGTTCATGCGTCTATGATAGAGATAGATGTTCTAGCGGCTATGATTGAAATAGGATTGCAATCGCCCTTAATCGAAAGAGAAGTCCAAAGAGTCTGTAAGTGAAACAGAAGTAACATCGGCTATTAATCAAATTTGATTTCAAACGATGGCGATATACGAAACAGGATTTTAAGCGCCTGTTCATGAACGAAAGAGAAAGTGTAATAATCTATAAATGAAACAGAAGTATAAGCGGTAATCTTAAGCTCCCAGAAACGACCTAGATGTCTCTAATTGAAACACGAGTACAAATGGCTATTTATGTAACATGATTTTAAGCGGTTGTTAATAAAACAGGAGTTCAAGCGTCTATAAATGATACGGAAAGGAAGAAAAAACGTAAGCTTGCTAATGAAAAATGGCATCAGTTTTTGCCTAGATCTTGATGTTTATGGAATTGGCAAACATTCAAGTGTTATACTATATACAGTACAAAGTCCAGATAATACAGACTAAACACACATATTTCAGAGATCGAGTATTTCGCGGAAGACCGCACAGTCGGACAGCATGTATCTCTGCCTTGCATGTAAGCTAATgacagaagcttccctggttctttaacgtgtcaaATGTTAGCAATTTTCAGTTTGAGGAgtgggggctcgaactcacgacccctgatttcgtagtcagacagtgtccTCTCTATGATAtctttatctttttatatatttttataattatagtaattttgttttataatatagtATTTTTTATCTTGGTTGAGCATATTATGACACTGGCAAAGCCCGTTGGCTTAACTCAGTAGCGAAAATTAATTGATTGAGGGTTCGTGAATGGTATGCTATGAGTTACGATTTTACAAAAGACATTCATACATGCGAAGAGTTTATCAGCCACTGGTAGAAAACTTGTAAGTACTGTTTCAGAATCTAAACACCGTCTGGGTAACAGCCCGCTGCTTCGTAACTTAGGTCGTGTTGAAAAACGAACGTCGCATCACACAAAACAACAGCAATATATTTACTGACAAAGTAATACATTATTGCGAGGAggacagtttttagctcgactattcatagaatagtagagctattggactcgcccatgcgtcggcgtccgcgtccgcgtcggcgtctgcgtcggcgtccgcgtccgcgtcccgatttgattaagtttttgtatgtaagctggtatctcagcaaccacttgtgggaatggattgaaacttcacacacttattcactgtgataaactgacttacattgcacaggttccataactctattttgcttttttacaaaattatgccccttttttgacttagaaatttttggttaaggttttgtatgtaagctggtatctcagcaaccacttgtgggaatggattgaaacttcacacacttaatcactgtgataaactgacttacattgcacaggttccataactctattttgcttttttacaaaattatgcccctttttcgacttacacatttttggttaaggttttgtatgtaagctggtatctcagtactcactaattggaacggattgaaacttcacacacttgttcactgtcatgatctgacatacacaaagcaggttccataactctgttttgcttttttacaaaattatgccccttttttcgacttagaattttttggttaaggttttgtatgtaagctggtatctcagtatccactaatgggaaaggattgaaacttcacacacttgttcactgtcatgatatgacatgcagtgcaaagggtcaataactcaactttgcattttacaaaattatgcccctttttaaacttaggagttttgggttaaattcttatatgtaagctggtatctcagtacccactaatgggaatggattgaaacttcacacacttgtccactgtcatgagctgataagcactatgcaggttccataaccctattttgctttttttaaattatgcccctttttcgactttcgtattcattcagtcgacaaggctgttgaatagtcgagcgttgctgtcctccgacagctcttgttatacgtTATTATCACTACATGAACTAACATTACGGTACTTCCCCTTTTCGCTCTTACAAGTAATTATAAATCTTTCGTAGACTTGTAAAAGATTGATTTTATCACATCGATCCGTAGATATGAGAAGTGGTTTTCTAATTTTATTTGTAACGAAAATTGATGATGATGTATGTTTTACAGCGTTACACAAAAAATgaactatattttatatatgttttgcaTGTTgcatatgtttattttgttagtCCATGCAGCACCTCTATtcattatttatacaaaaaatttaTTACAGATTTATCTATAATTATATCGCAAAAAATGCTGAAACCAAATTGGTATAAGATTTTTTTGTTcgcaaaacataaaatatctggCATGTTTCGCACATTTTCTGTGTGATTGTATCCAGAATGTTTGCCTATTCCACCATACGTTCCTCGGAATTAACAAAGTTACATttgtacaaattttgattttccataTTTTAGTCACTAAAATTGATAAAGTTATTCGTTATAATAGGTTTCCAGctaataaacaattaaaatgatACCCACAACGTTGCGTCGAATTTCACATTCCGCACGTGTTTCATGCATCAGACTTTTCCCCGGTTAACTGATATATGTCGatacattttttgatattttatgttcatgTCGTATGTAATTGATTCGAATCAACGGAACGCGCAATATTTCCAGCTTAAACAATGAGCGcagttaaataaacataatattatctgTTAGGAATGTATGACGTTTTTTCAAAGTGCGTCTCAGTATAAATTATTATAAGCCTACTGATAAcgaatatttttaaacatctgCATAGATATTCAAACCGTCAAGATAATTTTCTTGTATGTTTTGATAGTATTTCGTACTCTGCATTACGACTTCTGTCAATGCCCAAATGCAAAATCCTCTACTTTGTTTAAACATTGTTGCAACAAATATTCTGTCATATTTATCTACAGTAGTTTTAAACTGATGCCATTATAAACGAATTAATTTTCAAAGTTGGTATATTTGTTGCACTCTCAAACAAGACATCTCCTTTTAGTTTACACAGATACAACATGCAAGCAcaaaaataattatcttgataagGTTCGtgtatatgtaaaacaaagaaatgcTCGTGTAAAATCATATGCAAAGCGAATATAAagaacattctaacacgatccaattcattttcctattaaacaaaaaaggcagaaaacagtgaattattatacaacaaatcactgttctgacgtcacaattattacgtcatggcgtc from Mercenaria mercenaria strain notata chromosome 11, MADL_Memer_1, whole genome shotgun sequence includes the following:
- the LOC128545997 gene encoding uncharacterized protein LOC128545997, whose translation is MKKGLSGYLYVQCQNIECGYINCVPHGKTHHMKQKGMPCFAVNTKLGTAMIDSIGDPVRVNNFLSTLNIQPIVNSNLKKMERRAGDVVEKVAQQSAAAAAKDAFTKEMEDVAQVETDEAAKSMEGVIDDLGVATFPDSSPSLR